AGCATGCTGCACGGGGATTTTGGCTTCTCGGTGCAGGCGGGGGTCCCGGTCAGCGAGCTGCTGGCCGAGAATTTCCCGGCCACGCTGCGCCTGGCGCTGCCCGGCTTTCTGCTGGCGGCCCTGCTTGCCGTGACCATCGCTTTTGTCTCCAGCCTTACCGGGCTGCGCTGGCTGCGTAATGCGCTGCAGTCGCTGCCCGCGCTGTTTATCTCGATACCCACCTTCTGGCTGGGTATCGCACTGATTCAGGTGTTTTCCTTCCAGCTGCGCTGGATCCCGGTGATTAATCCGGGAGAGATCGCCGGCCTGATCCTGCCGGTGCTTACCCTCGCGATACCGATTTCAGCGCCGCTGGCACAAATTCTGATCCGCAGCATCGACCAGGTGCAGACCCAGCCGTTTGTCGCGGTGGCGCGTGCCAAAGGCGCAAGCCAGCGCCGGGTGTTGTGGCACCACGTGGCGCGCAATGCTCTGCTGCCGGTGCTGACCATTGCCGGGCTGCTGCTCGGCGAGCTGATCGCCGGCGCGCTGATTACTGAAACGGTGTTTGGCTTAAGCGGACTCGGCCAGCTGACCCAGCAGGCGGTCAATAATCAGGATGTGGCGGTGCTGCAGGCGGTGGTGATGATCTCCGCTACCGGCTTTGTGGCGATTAATCTGCTGGTCGACGTGGTCTCACCGCTGCTCGATCCGCGCATCCGGCATTACCAGAGGGCAACATCATGAGTCTGATCGCAGACAACAGCCTCAAGTCCGTGCGCGGCGTGCGGGCGCTCTTTCCCGGTCAGCTGAAGCCGGGTCTGCTGCTGGCGTGGGCGGTGCTGGCGCTGGCGATCCTGTGGGCGGTGGCCCCGGGCTGGTTTACCGCGTGGAGCCCGACCGAGGGCACGCCGGGCGCGCAGCGGCTGGCCCCGCAGGCAGGCCACTGGCTCGGTACCGACCAGCTGGGTCGCGACCTCTATGCGCGCATCGTCTGGGGCGCATCACATTCGCTGAGCGGCGCGCTGGTAGCCGTGGCGCTGGGGCTGACCGTGGGCACGCTGCTCGGCGTGGTGGCCGGCGCGCTCGGCGGGCGCAGCGAGAGCGTGGTGATGCGCATCGTGGACGTGCTGCTGGCGATCCCCGGCCTGCTGCTGTCGCTGAGCATAATTATTCTGCTGGGCTTTGGCACGGTTAACGCCGCCATCGCCGTGGGCATCACCTCGGTGGCGAATTTTGCCCGCCTGGCACGTTCGGAGGTGGTGCGCGTGCGTCACGCGGAGTACGTTGAAGCGGCTTACGGCAGCGGCGGCACCTTTTTCTCGGTGCTGTGGCGGCACATCCTGCCCAACTCGCTGACGCCAGTGCTGGCCTTCTCGGCCCTGCAGTTCGGCAGCGCGATCCTTGCTATCTCGACCCTGAGCTTCCTCGGCTACGGCACCCCACCGCCAACCCCGGAGTGGGGCCTGCTGATTGCCGAAGGGCGCAACTATATCTCCACCGCCTGGTGGCTGACCACCTTCCCCGGCGTCGTCGTGGTGCTGGTGGTGCTGGCTACCAACCGCATCAGTCATCACTTTTCAGGAGGTCGCCGGTGAGTGAATCCATCCATCCGGTGCTGCAGGTGGACAACCTCAGCATCGCCTACCGCAGCGGCGGGCAACGCAAGCGCGTGGTGCATAACGTCTCGTTCCGGGTGAATCGTGGCGAGGTGGTGGCGCTGGTCGGCGAGTCCGGCTCCGGCAAAACCACCACCGCCCAGGCGATAATTGGCCTGCTGGCCGGGAATGGCGAGCGAGAGTCCGGCGAAATCTGGCTGAACGGCGCGGAGATCGGCGGCTGGTCGCAGAAGCGGCTGGACGGCGTGCGCGGCGCGGTGGTCAGCCTGATCCCGCAGGATCCCGGCAGTTCGCTGAACCCGGTGAAAACCATTGGCCAGCAGGTTGAGGAAGTGCTGCAGCTGCACCAGCGGCTGTCGCGTCAGGAGCGTCAGCAGCGCGTGGTGGCCCTGCTGACCCGCGTCGGGCTGTCGCACCCGGAGCGGCGGGCCGGGCAGTATCCGCACCAGCTGTCGGGCGGCATGAAACAGCGGGTGCTGATCGCTATCGCTATCGCGCTGAAACCGGCGCTGATTATCGCCGATGAGCCGACCAGCGCGCTGGACGTGACGGTGCAGAAACGCATTCTCGACCTGATTGACGAGCTGCGCCGCGAGTCAGGTACCGCCGTGCTGTTTGTCACCCACGACCTGGCGGTGGCCGCCGCGCGCGCCGATCGCATCCTGGTGTTTCGTCAGGGAGAAGTGCAGGAACAGGGGCTGGCCGACGATATCCTGCGGCGGCCGCAGCATCCTTACACCCGCCAGCTGTTTGCCGATGCGCCCGCGCTCTCTGCCGCCATTCCGCCGCCCCCTGCGGCGCGCTTTTCCCAGCCGGCGATTGAGATTGCGGGCGTCAGCAGGCACTTCTCTCTCGGTGGCGGCGAAGGTTTCCAGGCGCTGAATAACGTCTCCTTCAGCGTCGCGCGCGGCACCACCCACGCGCTGGTCGGCGAGTCCGGTTCCGGCAAAACCACGCTGGCACGTATTCTGCTCGGCTTTCAGCAGGCAGACAGCGGCCGGGTGACTATCGACGGCATTGATGCCACGCAGCTGAAGGGCGAAGCGCTGCGGCAGCTGCGCCGCAAAATTCAGCTGGTCTATCAGAACCCGTTTGCCTCGCTCGATCCCTCACAGACGCTGTTCCGGGTTATTGAGGAGCCGCTGCTGAACTTTGAACCCCTGAGCCGCGACGAACGCCGTCAGCGCGTGGAGGAGGCAGCCATCCGGGTGGCGCTGCCGCTGCCGCTGCTGGAACGTAAACCGCACGAGCTCTCCGGCGGCCAGCGTCAGCGGGTGGCAATTGCCCGCGCGCTGGTGCTGCGCCCGCAGATCCTGGTGCTGGATGAGGCCACCTCGGCGCTGGACGTCACCATTCAGGCGCAGATCCTCGCTCTGCTGCGGCAGCTGCAACAGGACCTCGGGCTGACCTATCTGTTTATTTCTCACGATCTGGCCACCGTGCGTCAGCTGGCGCACAGCGTCTCGGTGCTGCGCGCCGGGCAGCAGATCGATTACGGTAACACCGGCGATGTTTTCAGCAATCCCGTCAGCGACTATACCCGCGAGCTGATCGCCGCCATTCCCACCCTGACACGCGCTAAGGACACCGCATGACAGCCAAACGTCTTGGATTCTTTACCCGCCTGCTGGACCAAACCAGCGCGCAGGAACGTTACCGCCTCGCCACCCTGCAGATCCTGCACGCGGAGCGGCTGGGGTTTGATACCGCCTGGGTTGCCCAGCACCATTTTCACGAGGCCGAAGGCGGCCTGCCCTCGCCGCTGCTGTTCCTCGCCAGCGTCGCCGCGCAGACCTCACGCATCCGCCTCGGCACCGCGATCATCACCCTGCCGATGGAGAATGCGCTGCGCGTCGCGGAAGATGCGGCGGTACTGGACCTGCTGAGTGACCACCGGCTGGAGCTGGGGCTGGGTTCCGGCGGCACGCCGGACTCGTTTCTGCCGTTCGGTCTGACTTTTGATCGGCGTACAGAGGCGTTTTCTGCCAACCTGGAGACGCTGTTACAGGCATGGCGTGGCGACGCCCTCGGCCATGAACAGAACCGGCTCTACCCTGCTGCCCCACAGCTGGCCGATCGCCTGTGGCAGGCCACCTTCTCGGTGGCGGGCGCCGCGCGCGCCGGTGCCGCCGGCCACGGGCTGATGCTCTCGCGCACTCAGCCCCGCCCGCCCGGACAGCCGCGCCTGGCGCTGGATGCGATCCAGAACCCGATCATTGACGCATACCTCGCCGCCCTGCCTGCGGGGGTGGAGCCGCGCATCCTCGCCTCACGCACCGCCTTTGTCAGCCGTGATGGCGCAGAGGCCCGGCGGCTGGCGCTGCCGGGGCTGACCGCGCAGGCGGAGCATCATCGCCGCGCTGGCCATCAGGTGGCGGGCGACACCCTTGATGACTATATCGCCGCGTTCGATGTCCATCTCGGCACGCCGGAACAGGTAGAGGCCTCTCTGCGGCAGGACAGCAGCCTGGCACGGGTGACCGATGTGTCATTCCAGGTACACTCCATCGATCCGCCGCATGAACAGATCCTCACCTCAATTGAATTGCTGGCCAGCGAGGTTGCCCCGGCGCTCGGCTGGCGTAAGCCCGTATCCAGAGTGACCCACAAGGAGCGCGTATGACCCGTAGCACCGATCTGTTAGAGCAGCTGGCCGATATTGCCCCCGGCAGTGCGCTGGCCGAGGCCCGCCTGACCCGCGACGCCGCCACCGAAAATACCCAGGGCAGCTACGAGGTGCTGTTCAGCCCCTCCGCCGCTCACGGCCTGCCGCTGACCTCACGCCTGGCGCTGGCGCAGCAGGTCGCCAGCTGGCACGGTGAAGAGCGGCTGGCCGCACACTATGCCGCCGAACTGAACGGGCGTCAGCCTGACGCCGGGCTGCAGCCGCTGCGCGACCACGCCGAACTGCTGACCTTTAAACCGGCCGCCGCCGATCCGGCCCATCTGCAGGCGCTGGCTGACGGCGGCCTGAGCCTGGACGCGATCGTCACCCTGTCGCAGCTGGTGGCGTTCGTCAGCTACCAGAGCCGCCTGCTGCGCGGTTATCGTCTGCTGGCCGGCGAGAACGGCGCCGCAGCCAGCGCTGAACCGGCGGTGGCCGCCGCGTGGCGTACCGAACCACTGACGCTGAGCGGTAAGAACGCCCCGCCGGCCTTCACCCGCGACGAGCTGGGCTGGGAGCCGTGGATCGCCGCCAAACCGCTGGCGGAGTTCAGCGCGGTCGAACAGGCGACGCTGGCAAAGTTCGGCCACACTGACTCTGACTACTTCCGCCTGCTCGGTCGCAACCTGCCGCTGCTGGAGCAGCGCACGCTGGCAGATAAAGGGATCTTCTTTACCGCCGGCGGGCTGCCGCGCAAAGAGCGCGAGCTGGCGGCCACCGTGGCCAGTAAGGTCAACGGCTGCGTGTTCTGCGCCTCGGTGCATGCGCGCAAAGCCGCGCAGCTGTCAAAGCAGCCAGAGGATATCGATCGGCTAATCGCTATCGCCCCCGGCCAGCCGCTGGCCGTTGAGCAGCAGCCGCGCTGGCAGGCGATTATCGCGTTCTCCGCGTCGCTCTCCGCCACGCCGCCGACCGCCAGTGTGCAGCAGCTGACGGAACTGCGCGAGCTGGGGCTGAGCGAGCTGGAGCTGGTGGATCTGGTGCAGAGCACCGCCTTCTTTGCCTGGGCCAACCGCCTGATGCTGACGCTGGGCGAACCCTTTATCCCGGCCGCCTGACGTGCCGCTTTTGCGGGCAGGCGCAACGCCTGCCCGTTACCGGAGAGTAAGTCATGTCTGAACTGATTCCTGAACTGGATCACGTGGTGATCAACGTGGGTGAGCAGCTGGATGAGGCTGCCGAACGCTATCGCCGCCTGGGCTTTCAGCTAACCGAACGTGGCCACCATTCGCTGGGTTCCAGCAACCATCTGGCCATTTTTCACAATAATTACCTTGAACTGCTGGGGTTCGAACCCGGCCGCGGCCACCTGCGCAAAGCGCTGTGGCAGTCGCCCCCCGGCCTTTCCGGGCTGGTGTGGAAAACGCAGGACGCCGATGCGGTTTACCGCCACCTGCAGCAGCGCGAACTGGCGGGCGATGCCGCCGCCAGCTTCTTCCGCCCGGTGACGCTGCCGGACGGTTCGCTGCAGGAAGCGCGCTTTCGCACCGTGGCGCTGCAGGCGGAAAAAGTGCCGAACGGGCGCAGCTTCTTCTGCCAGCATCTGACCCCGGACGCGGTCTGGCAGCCGGCGTGGCAGGTGCACCCGAATGGCGTGACGCACATCAGCGAATTTGTCATCGCCAGCCGTGACCCGGCCGAAGCAGCGGCGGTGTATGGTCAGCTGTTTGGTGAGCAGCAGGTGGACGTGCTGGACAGCGGGGAGCGGCAGATTGGCGCAGGCGACGCTGTCGTGCGCTTCCTGAGCAGCGATCGGGCCAGCGCTGAGTGGGGTGCGTTACCGGCGGATTATGACGGTTCGGCGCGCATGATCGCCCTGGGGTTCCGCACCCGTTCGCTGGCGCAGGTGCATGACAGTTTAGCTCAGGGGGACATTCCGTTCAGCGAAGATGAGCGCGGTGTGCATGTCAGCGCAGGGTCCGGCGGGCAGCTGGCGCTGCGCTTCAGCCCGGTCTGAACGGCCCGCTGATATCGGACGCAACCGCCATTAACGCCGGGCCGCCGCTCCGGCGTTTTTAATGCTACGCCTGTCCACAGGCGGCATGCTCTTTGTTTACCCGTACCGTCGAGGCGGGGAAAGTAGCCAGCTTCACCGCCGGGCGGATCGGACGCCGCACCAGTTCACCGCCGCAGTTCGGGCAGTGGCCGTCCAGGCGCTGCTCCGCACAGTCCCGGCAGAAAGTACATTCAAACGAACAGATTACCGCCAGCGTCGATTCCGCTGGCAAATCACGATCACAGCATTCGCAGTTGGGGCGCAGTGTCAGCACGGTGTTTATCCTTCAGGCAACGGTCATTCACCTTAGATCGGGCCGGGCGCGAAAAAAAGGCAGGTTCGGGACATGATGAGACCGAAAACGGACAAGCCCGCCGCGCGTACACCAGCCGTGAAGCGATGGCCGCCCGCCAGTCAGCCGAGGAACTCAATCACCGACAGCCCGCCGTTGTAGTCGGTGCTGTAGATAATCCCCTGCGCATCAACAAACACGTCGCAGGACTGGATAATCTGCGGCCTGCCCGGGCGGGTATCCATCATCTTCTGCGGCGCTGCCGGCACCAGCGCGCCGGTCTCCACCGGACGATAGGGGTTGCTGATGTCATAGGCGCGCACCCCGGCGTTCTGCCAGGTGGCGAAAATCAGCGTTGAGCTGATAAAACTGCCCGGCCGGTTTTCATGCAGGTTGTGCGGGCCGAAGTGCGCGCCTTTTGCGACATAGTCGACTTCATCCGGCTGCGGGAAGGTCGAGATGCTGACCGGACTGGTTTTATCGCGGATATCGAACAGCCAGATATGCTTTTCTCCGTCCTCCTGACTGTCCAGCACCGCCTCATCCAGCACCACCAGCAGGTCGCGGTCCGGCAGCGGCAGCGCGGTGTGGGTGCCGCCGCCAAAAGGCGGGCTCCAGTTGCGGTGGCTGAGCAGCGTCGGATTGCTGCGATCGCTGACGTCCAGCAGCGTCAGGCCGCCGTCGCGCCAGCTGCCGTACGCCACGTCGCCGCTGATGATGGCGTGATGCAGCGCATAGCGCCTGCCCTGCGGCCAGCCCGGCTGTTCACCGGCCGCCGTGTTCATTCCCGGCAGCCACCAGCGCCCCGCCACTTCCGGCTTCTGCGGATTGGCCAGGTCGATGGTCAGGAAGATATAGTCGCTGAAGCCGTCCAGCAGCGCCGAGACGTAGGCCCAGCGCCCGCCGACGTACCAGATGCGGTGAATACCGATACCGTTAAGCGGCAGGAAGCTGATTTCACGCGGCTTTTCCGGCGAGGAGATATCAAAGATGCGCAGCCCGGCGCTCCAGCCGCGATCCTGTACGTCGCTGACCGTCTCCCCCACCGAACGGGTGTAATAGACTTTCTCATCGGCGAAGCGCACGTCCGCGAACAGATCGCGGGCGTTGATCACCAGCAGCAGGTCGTCGTGCGCCTGCAGATGCACGTTCCAGGTGCCGGGCGGCGCGGCTACGTAGCCCGCGCTGCGCGGATTTTTCGCATCACGCACGTCAACGATTGAGAAACCCTGCGACACCATATGGCCGATATAGGCGTAGCCGCGGTGTACCATCACCTGCACGCCGTCAGGGCGTCCACCCTGATCGCTGTGGCCGATCAGCCGCATGTTGCGGCTGTAGTCCGCCTTTGGTAAGAAGTTCGTCATCGTCGCTCCTTACTTCTTCGCCTTCGCTTCCAGCGTCGCAAACCACGGCGCAATAAAGTCACCGGTCTGGCCCCAGCCCGGGATCACCTTGCTCAGCCCGGCAACGTTAACCGGCCCCGGCTGGCTGACCAGCAGCGCCTGCGGGATCACCGTGGCTTTAAATTCGTAGCTGGCCGGGGTGGCTTCTCCCGCCAGCTTCAGCGCGATCAGGCGGACGTTGGTTGCGCCAATCAATTTCGGGTCCACCGCCGCGGTCACTTTCCACGGGCTGCCCGCTTCACGCATCAGCTGCAGATCCTGGTCAGAGACGTCGATACTGTAGAGTTTAATTTCGTTACGACCGTTCTCCTTCAGCGCTTTTACCGCGCCCTGAGTGAACGCATCCCAGGTACCCCAGATGGCGTCGATCTTACCTTTTGGATATTTCGCCAGCAGCGCGCCGACCTTGTTGGCGGTATCGCCCTGCACGTCAGAGGAGACGGCGCCCACCGATTCCAGCTCATGAATGCCGGGATTCGCCTTCAGCAACTGCTGGTAGGCTGCCTGGCGACGCTCCATTGGCGGGAAACCGGCCACCCACAGCCTGATGATACTGGCCTTACCGTTGTGATCCTTAATCAGCTGACCGAAGGAGAGTTCGGTCAGGGAGGCATCGTCCTGTTGCGTGACCGTAGCACCGGCCACCTCACCGTCGACGGCGGTATCAAATACCGATACGGCGATGCCGCTGTCCGCGATCTTCTTCACCAGCGCGGTGGAGTAAGGCGCACGTCCCTGCGAGAGAATAATGCCGTCATACTTCTGGCTGATAGCCTGGTTAACAAAATCCTGGAAACGCGCGTCGTCACCGTTGGATAAAAAGGTGCTGACCTTAAAGCCCAGCGCTTTCGCCTGCTGCACCGCGCCCTGCACAAACTGGGTGGTGTTATCGTCAGAGCCGAGGTTGCGGATCACCGCGATGCGCACCGGGCCATCATGGCTGGCGATGGCCTGCGGGACCGGCGCCAGCGTGGCGGCGTGCACGGGTAATGCGCTGGCAACCAGCAGCGCCAGTAACGATACGAATGATTTCATTGCAGTGATCCCTGTATTGACGGTGAAAAACGCACGGTGCGTAAACGGGTGGCCTGAGCCATCCGGACACTTTTTCACAGCCGCTAACCCACTGACAAAGAAGTAAAAGGAATATGTAACTCAAAAAAAGCATTAGTCCGGGAGGACGTAGCTGACGCAAAGCGCGGA
This window of the Erwinia sp. E602 genome carries:
- a CDS encoding ABC transporter permease, which produces MTGYFTRRLGQALLVLWAAFTVSFFLLQVLPGDAVLIKFQNPDLGLSPAQIEEMRQAYGATTPLWQQYLHTLGSMLHGDFGFSVQAGVPVSELLAENFPATLRLALPGFLLAALLAVTIAFVSSLTGLRWLRNALQSLPALFISIPTFWLGIALIQVFSFQLRWIPVINPGEIAGLILPVLTLAIPISAPLAQILIRSIDQVQTQPFVAVARAKGASQRRVLWHHVARNALLPVLTIAGLLLGELIAGALITETVFGLSGLGQLTQQAVNNQDVAVLQAVVMISATGFVAINLLVDVVSPLLDPRIRHYQRATS
- a CDS encoding DUF1272 domain-containing protein encodes the protein MLTLRPNCECCDRDLPAESTLAVICSFECTFCRDCAEQRLDGHCPNCGGELVRRPIRPAVKLATFPASTVRVNKEHAACGQA
- a CDS encoding sugar ABC transporter substrate-binding protein is translated as MKSFVSLLALLVASALPVHAATLAPVPQAIASHDGPVRIAVIRNLGSDDNTTQFVQGAVQQAKALGFKVSTFLSNGDDARFQDFVNQAISQKYDGIILSQGRAPYSTALVKKIADSGIAVSVFDTAVDGEVAGATVTQQDDASLTELSFGQLIKDHNGKASIIRLWVAGFPPMERRQAAYQQLLKANPGIHELESVGAVSSDVQGDTANKVGALLAKYPKGKIDAIWGTWDAFTQGAVKALKENGRNEIKLYSIDVSDQDLQLMREAGSPWKVTAAVDPKLIGATNVRLIALKLAGEATPASYEFKATVIPQALLVSQPGPVNVAGLSKVIPGWGQTGDFIAPWFATLEAKAKK
- a CDS encoding dipeptide ABC transporter ATP-binding protein; protein product: MSESIHPVLQVDNLSIAYRSGGQRKRVVHNVSFRVNRGEVVALVGESGSGKTTTAQAIIGLLAGNGERESGEIWLNGAEIGGWSQKRLDGVRGAVVSLIPQDPGSSLNPVKTIGQQVEEVLQLHQRLSRQERQQRVVALLTRVGLSHPERRAGQYPHQLSGGMKQRVLIAIAIALKPALIIADEPTSALDVTVQKRILDLIDELRRESGTAVLFVTHDLAVAAARADRILVFRQGEVQEQGLADDILRRPQHPYTRQLFADAPALSAAIPPPPAARFSQPAIEIAGVSRHFSLGGGEGFQALNNVSFSVARGTTHALVGESGSGKTTLARILLGFQQADSGRVTIDGIDATQLKGEALRQLRRKIQLVYQNPFASLDPSQTLFRVIEEPLLNFEPLSRDERRQRVEEAAIRVALPLPLLERKPHELSGGQRQRVAIARALVLRPQILVLDEATSALDVTIQAQILALLRQLQQDLGLTYLFISHDLATVRQLAHSVSVLRAGQQIDYGNTGDVFSNPVSDYTRELIAAIPTLTRAKDTA
- a CDS encoding putative FMN-dependent luciferase-like monooxygenase → MTAKRLGFFTRLLDQTSAQERYRLATLQILHAERLGFDTAWVAQHHFHEAEGGLPSPLLFLASVAAQTSRIRLGTAIITLPMENALRVAEDAAVLDLLSDHRLELGLGSGGTPDSFLPFGLTFDRRTEAFSANLETLLQAWRGDALGHEQNRLYPAAPQLADRLWQATFSVAGAARAGAAGHGLMLSRTQPRPPGQPRLALDAIQNPIIDAYLAALPAGVEPRILASRTAFVSRDGAEARRLALPGLTAQAEHHRRAGHQVAGDTLDDYIAAFDVHLGTPEQVEASLRQDSSLARVTDVSFQVHSIDPPHEQILTSIELLASEVAPALGWRKPVSRVTHKERV
- a CDS encoding alkylhydroperoxidase domain protein, which codes for MTRSTDLLEQLADIAPGSALAEARLTRDAATENTQGSYEVLFSPSAAHGLPLTSRLALAQQVASWHGEERLAAHYAAELNGRQPDAGLQPLRDHAELLTFKPAAADPAHLQALADGGLSLDAIVTLSQLVAFVSYQSRLLRGYRLLAGENGAAASAEPAVAAAWRTEPLTLSGKNAPPAFTRDELGWEPWIAAKPLAEFSAVEQATLAKFGHTDSDYFRLLGRNLPLLEQRTLADKGIFFTAGGLPRKERELAATVASKVNGCVFCASVHARKAAQLSKQPEDIDRLIAIAPGQPLAVEQQPRWQAIIAFSASLSATPPTASVQQLTELRELGLSELELVDLVQSTAFFAWANRLMLTLGEPFIPAA
- a CDS encoding LVIVD repeat-containing protein, with protein sequence MTNFLPKADYSRNMRLIGHSDQGGRPDGVQVMVHRGYAYIGHMVSQGFSIVDVRDAKNPRSAGYVAAPPGTWNVHLQAHDDLLLVINARDLFADVRFADEKVYYTRSVGETVSDVQDRGWSAGLRIFDISSPEKPREISFLPLNGIGIHRIWYVGGRWAYVSALLDGFSDYIFLTIDLANPQKPEVAGRWWLPGMNTAAGEQPGWPQGRRYALHHAIISGDVAYGSWRDGGLTLLDVSDRSNPTLLSHRNWSPPFGGGTHTALPLPDRDLLVVLDEAVLDSQEDGEKHIWLFDIRDKTSPVSISTFPQPDEVDYVAKGAHFGPHNLHENRPGSFISSTLIFATWQNAGVRAYDISNPYRPVETGALVPAAPQKMMDTRPGRPQIIQSCDVFVDAQGIIYSTDYNGGLSVIEFLG
- a CDS encoding VOC family protein codes for the protein MSELIPELDHVVINVGEQLDEAAERYRRLGFQLTERGHHSLGSSNHLAIFHNNYLELLGFEPGRGHLRKALWQSPPGLSGLVWKTQDADAVYRHLQQRELAGDAAASFFRPVTLPDGSLQEARFRTVALQAEKVPNGRSFFCQHLTPDAVWQPAWQVHPNGVTHISEFVIASRDPAEAAAVYGQLFGEQQVDVLDSGERQIGAGDAVVRFLSSDRASAEWGALPADYDGSARMIALGFRTRSLAQVHDSLAQGDIPFSEDERGVHVSAGSGGQLALRFSPV
- a CDS encoding ABC transporter permease, with product MSLIADNSLKSVRGVRALFPGQLKPGLLLAWAVLALAILWAVAPGWFTAWSPTEGTPGAQRLAPQAGHWLGTDQLGRDLYARIVWGASHSLSGALVAVALGLTVGTLLGVVAGALGGRSESVVMRIVDVLLAIPGLLLSLSIIILLGFGTVNAAIAVGITSVANFARLARSEVVRVRHAEYVEAAYGSGGTFFSVLWRHILPNSLTPVLAFSALQFGSAILAISTLSFLGYGTPPPTPEWGLLIAEGRNYISTAWWLTTFPGVVVVLVVLATNRISHHFSGGRR